A genomic stretch from Methanomassiliicoccales archaeon includes:
- a CDS encoding nucleotidyl transferase AbiEii/AbiGii toxin family protein translates to MISTEQLREAARKNGLTIYQQEKDYFLKLFLFYYYRRYDDVVFKGGTCMRYLFGLDRFSEDLDFNLLILPDVFKKEVRATMRVLLSTVGIESYFIKEEEFENAYTCEIGFNGPLYKGTPLTRNKIRIDAGKKTGVLKKPEWRMIISEYPETREHFLVLAMNEEEMMAEKIIALNERKKGRDLYDVWFLINKGVKVDEDLLREKNISTQKLEISISEEEYERDMKRLMKKFVPYSQVLCDVKKALAI, encoded by the coding sequence GTGATCTCCACAGAACAGTTGAGAGAGGCTGCGAGAAAAAATGGGCTGACGATCTATCAGCAGGAGAAGGATTATTTCTTAAAACTTTTCTTATTTTACTATTACAGAAGATATGATGACGTCGTATTCAAAGGCGGAACATGTATGCGGTACCTCTTCGGCCTTGATCGTTTCAGTGAAGACCTTGATTTCAACTTACTAATCTTACCAGATGTCTTCAAGAAAGAAGTGAGAGCGACAATGAGAGTATTGTTGAGTACTGTAGGCATCGAGTCGTATTTCATTAAAGAAGAGGAGTTTGAGAATGCCTACACCTGTGAAATTGGCTTCAACGGCCCGCTGTACAAAGGAACGCCGCTGACCAGGAACAAGATACGCATTGATGCTGGCAAGAAAACGGGAGTCTTGAAAAAACCAGAATGGAGAATGATCATTTCTGAGTATCCTGAGACTCGAGAACATTTTCTCGTTCTCGCAATGAACGAGGAAGAAATGATGGCTGAGAAGATCATCGCTCTGAATGAAAGAAAAAAGGGAAGAGATCTCTACGATGTCTGGTTTCTAATCAACAAGGGTGTTAAGGTAGATGAGGATCTTCTGCGAGAAAAGAACATTTCGACTCAAAAGCTCGAAATATCCATTTCCGAAGAAGAGTACGAACGAGATATGAAGAGATTGATGAAAAAATTCGTCCCTTATTCTCAGGTGCTATGCGATGTTAAGAAGGCTTTGGCAATTTGA
- a CDS encoding polysaccharide deacetylase family protein — MIRKIIEIEKEYDGNSTFFVMATNIDPEDSNYTTLDLANELVYIKDSGGEVGLHGSKGAHNSVSLMKREKDEVEKCVGKNIESYRNHYLVISLPSTWRLLHEAGFSYDCTLGYADCAGFRNGMCYPFEPYDLERQDYIPMLEIPLTVMDGTVLDYMKLDHAQAWTVIEKLIEEVRRVNGVFTVLWHNTYFSGKDLELYKKFLIGVRRKTHGSHPAKK; from the coding sequence GTGATAAGAAAGATCATCGAAATTGAAAAGGAATATGACGGCAACTCAACTTTTTTCGTCATGGCAACGAATATCGATCCCGAGGACAGCAACTACACCACATTGGACCTCGCGAACGAACTGGTATACATTAAAGATTCTGGCGGTGAAGTCGGACTCCATGGTAGCAAGGGCGCACACAACTCCGTTTCGCTGATGAAAAGGGAAAAGGACGAGGTCGAGAAATGCGTGGGTAAAAACATAGAGTCGTATCGAAATCACTATCTTGTGATATCGCTGCCAAGCACCTGGCGTTTGCTTCATGAGGCAGGTTTTAGTTACGATTGCACACTCGGATACGCGGATTGCGCAGGCTTCCGAAATGGCATGTGTTACCCATTTGAGCCCTATGATCTTGAAAGACAAGATTACATTCCAATGCTCGAAATACCACTGACGGTGATGGACGGCACCGTACTGGATTACATGAAGCTTGACCACGCTCAGGCCTGGACTGTTATCGAGAAATTAATCGAAGAAGTCCGTCGAGTCAATGGCGTTTTTACTGTTCTTTGGCACAACACTTATTTCTCTGGAAAAGATCTTGAACTCTATAAAAAATTCTTGATCGGTGTTCGAAGAAAAACGCATGGCTCACATCCTGCAAAGAAATAG
- a CDS encoding PHP domain-containing protein, whose protein sequence is MASRTAFLFHVHTNRSVDSIMSIETVMNFCRRRGINLVALCEHNYLMPAEQREQLEKKYKLRIIPAIEYATDCGDIIALGIEEVRKSRDCAELIDFVKEKGGLVVLPHPMRGHKLDRIPMDRVDMIEVFNGRCSDVENNAAIKLAEDYKKIGIAGCDAHFPWELGLALNEIRIEIGGDVALDSILSSIRIIHQKRGYPEINTFMSQLVKLVKTRFRSF, encoded by the coding sequence CGTAGACTCCATCATGTCCATCGAAACTGTCATGAACTTCTGCAGGAGAAGAGGAATCAATCTGGTCGCACTATGCGAGCACAATTATTTGATGCCCGCTGAACAGAGAGAGCAGCTGGAAAAGAAGTACAAGTTGAGGATCATCCCAGCGATTGAATATGCTACAGATTGCGGTGACATTATTGCGCTTGGAATTGAAGAAGTCAGAAAATCAAGAGATTGTGCTGAGTTAATCGATTTTGTGAAAGAAAAGGGAGGACTCGTCGTTCTTCCCCATCCAATGAGGGGTCATAAATTAGATCGCATACCGATGGATAGGGTAGACATGATCGAGGTCTTCAACGGTCGCTGCTCTGATGTCGAAAATAATGCAGCAATCAAACTTGCGGAGGATTACAAGAAAATCGGGATCGCGGGGTGTGATGCTCATTTTCCTTGGGAACTTGGTCTTGCGTTGAATGAGATTCGAATTGAGATTGGCGGTGATGTTGCATTAGATTCCATTTTGAGTTCAATTAGGATTATCCACCAAAAGAGAGGCTACCCGGAGATCAACACATTCATGTCTCAATTGGTCAAACTCGTGAAAACAAGGTTCAGATCATTTTGA